The Mesorhizobium sp. M1D.F.Ca.ET.043.01.1.1 genome contains a region encoding:
- a CDS encoding glycosyltransferase family 39 protein, with protein sequence MRHLEKWTDWLCDEWVGPFSAAVAFVLAYCLVQIVVMTFSSHVAGTGVGVDDSEQLMAMRFLAAGYGSSQPPLYTWLGILTASLVGTGIFALKIVKYTLMAGALIACFAAVRRLGYSNRAATAAMFGLLLFPQIVWEMQHALTHSVAVFCFSSLLLLALVEVQKRRSTVAYALLGLVTAAAMLSKYNIVIFIASLFIAALSLRETREAIFDRRFLISVIVAILACLPTFYWSLTHLGDLLAHSAGLGVAEGASAARTASRGILGLGNAILNFAGLPVAVFAVAFFLARKKPTLSSGLGPWPEKLLWRAIGFAVVITLAVVLAGGITQFRDRWMLPVFVLLPAALAIRLDTMGERGRKTQATIVFVGAVIAILVLPVSWYMHLRGGDNRGSIVRMDYASLHRQLAADGPVGTVVSSWFWIGNLRLVDPDLVVLDDEIPDFASSIREPAVLVLADDEEPASVIFDRIATAGYVMDTVHRSIAVPELLANKPTTRQVTITRLHKIAAQ encoded by the coding sequence TTGCGGCACTTAGAGAAATGGACCGACTGGCTCTGCGATGAATGGGTCGGCCCTTTCAGCGCCGCGGTCGCATTCGTCCTTGCATATTGCCTTGTCCAGATCGTGGTGATGACGTTCTCGTCGCACGTCGCGGGCACCGGTGTTGGCGTCGACGACTCCGAGCAGCTGATGGCGATGCGCTTCCTCGCGGCCGGCTACGGCAGCTCGCAGCCGCCTCTATACACCTGGCTCGGCATCCTCACCGCATCGCTTGTCGGAACCGGCATCTTTGCGCTGAAGATCGTGAAATACACCCTGATGGCCGGCGCGCTGATCGCGTGCTTCGCCGCGGTGCGCCGCCTGGGGTACTCGAACCGGGCGGCGACCGCCGCAATGTTCGGCCTGCTTCTCTTTCCGCAGATCGTGTGGGAGATGCAGCACGCCCTCACCCACTCAGTCGCCGTCTTTTGCTTTTCGTCGCTATTGCTCCTGGCGCTGGTCGAGGTACAGAAACGGCGATCCACGGTCGCCTATGCGCTGCTGGGCCTGGTCACGGCAGCGGCGATGCTGTCGAAATACAACATCGTCATCTTCATTGCCTCGCTGTTCATTGCAGCTCTGTCCCTTCGCGAAACGCGCGAGGCGATCTTCGACCGTCGTTTCCTGATCAGCGTGATCGTGGCGATCCTTGCCTGCCTGCCGACATTCTACTGGAGCCTCACGCATCTGGGGGATCTGCTGGCGCACAGCGCCGGCTTAGGCGTTGCCGAGGGCGCCAGCGCGGCGAGGACGGCGTCTCGAGGCATTCTTGGCCTCGGCAACGCAATACTGAATTTCGCCGGGCTGCCGGTGGCGGTCTTTGCCGTTGCGTTTTTCCTGGCACGCAAGAAACCCACACTATCGTCCGGTCTCGGACCCTGGCCCGAAAAACTGCTCTGGCGCGCGATTGGCTTTGCCGTGGTGATCACGTTGGCGGTGGTGCTCGCCGGCGGTATCACGCAGTTTCGCGATCGCTGGATGCTTCCTGTATTTGTGCTGCTGCCGGCTGCCCTTGCCATCCGCCTGGACACGATGGGAGAAAGAGGCAGGAAGACGCAGGCCACGATCGTCTTTGTCGGCGCCGTGATCGCCATCCTGGTGCTGCCGGTGAGCTGGTACATGCATCTCCGTGGCGGCGACAATCGCGGTAGCATCGTGCGGATGGACTACGCTTCGCTCCATCGTCAGCTGGCGGCCGACGGGCCGGTCGGCACAGTGGTGTCGAGCTGGTTCTGGATCGGCAATCTCCGCCTGGTCGATCCCGATCTCGTCGTGCTCGACGACGAGATCCCCGATTTTGCCAGTTCGATCCGCGAGCCAGCGGTGCTTGTCCTGGCGGACGACGAAGAACCAGCTTCGGTCATTTTCGACAGGATCGCCACGGCCGGCTATGTGATGGACACTGTCCATCGCAGCATCGCGGTGCCTGAGCTGCTGGCGAACAAGCCCACGACCCGCCAGGTCACGATCACGAGACTTCACAAGATCGCGGCGCAGTAG
- a CDS encoding aspartate aminotransferase family protein, which produces MTYQNYSLKQLQQIDAAHHLHPFTDHKELREAGSRIITRADGPFIYDSEGAEILDGMAGLWCVNVGYGRDELADAAYAQMKELPYYNSFFKCSTPTPVLLSKKLAELAPKHVSQVFYGSSGSEANDTALRLVRHYWALEGKPEKNRIISRKMGYHGSTIAGTSLGGMEPMHKQLGGAVPNIVHVMMPYAYELALPGESDHDFGIRAAKAVEDAILEAGADKVAAFIGEPVMGAGGVKIPPMSYWPEVQRICRKYDVLLMLDEVITGYGRTGEWFAAQTFDVEPDTITTAKALTSGYQPLSALLVGDRITRTLVEKGGEFYHGYTYSGHPVACAVALKNLEIIEREGLVDRVRTDTGPYFAQALQEHIAGHRLVGEVRSIGLMGAIEIVKDKATKERYLPSGSAAVVVRDHAISQGMMLRATGDTMILSPPLIWTRATIDMACERIAKALDLADADLRKR; this is translated from the coding sequence ATGACCTATCAGAACTATTCGCTGAAGCAGCTTCAGCAAATCGACGCCGCGCATCACCTTCATCCCTTCACCGACCACAAGGAGCTGCGCGAGGCAGGCTCGCGCATCATCACCCGCGCCGACGGGCCGTTCATCTACGATTCGGAAGGAGCGGAGATCCTCGACGGCATGGCGGGCCTCTGGTGCGTCAATGTCGGCTATGGCCGCGACGAGCTGGCGGACGCCGCTTATGCGCAGATGAAGGAACTGCCTTACTACAACTCCTTCTTCAAATGCTCGACGCCGACGCCGGTGCTGTTGTCGAAGAAGTTGGCGGAACTGGCGCCCAAGCATGTCAGCCAGGTCTTCTACGGCTCGTCCGGCTCGGAGGCCAACGACACGGCGCTGCGGCTCGTGCGCCACTATTGGGCGCTCGAAGGCAAGCCCGAGAAGAATCGCATCATCTCGCGCAAGATGGGCTATCACGGCTCGACCATCGCCGGCACCTCGCTCGGCGGCATGGAGCCGATGCACAAGCAGCTTGGCGGTGCGGTGCCCAACATCGTCCATGTGATGATGCCCTATGCCTATGAGCTCGCGCTGCCCGGCGAGAGCGATCATGATTTCGGCATCCGCGCGGCCAAGGCCGTCGAGGACGCGATCCTCGAGGCGGGCGCCGACAAGGTCGCCGCCTTCATCGGCGAGCCGGTGATGGGCGCGGGCGGGGTGAAGATCCCGCCGATGAGCTACTGGCCGGAGGTGCAGCGCATCTGCCGCAAGTACGATGTGCTGTTGATGCTGGACGAGGTGATCACCGGCTATGGCCGCACCGGCGAATGGTTCGCGGCGCAGACCTTCGATGTGGAACCCGACACCATCACCACGGCGAAGGCGCTTACCTCCGGCTACCAGCCGCTGTCGGCGCTGCTGGTCGGTGACCGCATCACCAGGACGCTGGTCGAGAAGGGCGGCGAGTTCTATCACGGCTATACCTATTCCGGTCATCCGGTGGCCTGCGCGGTGGCGCTGAAGAACCTCGAGATCATCGAGCGGGAAGGCCTGGTCGATCGCGTCAGGACCGACACCGGTCCCTATTTCGCGCAGGCGCTGCAGGAACACATCGCCGGTCACAGGCTGGTCGGCGAGGTCCGCTCGATCGGCCTGATGGGGGCGATCGAGATCGTCAAGGACAAGGCGACCAAGGAACGCTACCTGCCGTCAGGCAGTGCTGCCGTCGTCGTGCGCGACCATGCGATCTCGCAAGGCATGATGTTGCGCGCCACCGGCGACACGATGATCCTGTCGCCGCCGCTGATCTGGACGCGCGCCACGATCGACATGGCCTGCGAGCGCATCGCCAAGGCGCTCGATCTCGCCGACGCGGATTTGCGGAAGCGCTAA
- a CDS encoding FAD-dependent oxidoreductase yields the protein MKSHVKAVVIGGGVVGCSVLYHLAKAGWTDIMLIERSELTSGSSWHAAGGFHTLNGDPNVAKLQAYTVQLYKEIEELSGQSCSLHLTGGVMMADTPERMDFLRLAHAKGRYLGMDTELITPSEAKAMFPLMDEKNFVGAMWDPVEGHLDPSGTTIAYSKAAKKLGAEIVLRNRVVDLTQQPDGTWNVVAEQGTVHAEHVVNCGGLWAREIGRMVGVELPVLAMEHMYLLTEPMPEVEEFNKSTGREMIGVLDFKGEIYTRQERNGILLGTYEKACKPWSPVNTPWDFGHELLQPDIDRIAPSLEIGFKHFPGIEKAGIKQVINGPFTFALDGNPLVGPVQGLTNFWCACAVMAGFSQGGGVGLALSNWMVHGDPGFDVWGMDVARFGEWATLRYTNAKVRENYSRRFSIRFPNEELPAARPAQTTPLYDTMLANNAVMGDSWGLETPLWFAPKGTEPRDIVSFHRSNDFGPIGEEVRATREKVGVTEIANFAKYEVSGPAAEDFLNRLMTNRMPKIGRIVLTPMVNEFGKLIGDFTIAKNGEDRFMIWGSSAAQKYHMRWFEKHLPTDGSVRIHRFDQTLVGLSIAGPKSRDLLQKLVDVDVSTKAFRFMDFREMAVGGAPCMVNRITYTGDLGYEIWMAPAYQRLVYLAIKEAGEEFGLVDFGMRALLSMRLEKNFPTWFRELRPIYGPFEGSMDRFIKLEKNDFIGREASAKEQAEGPKLRRVSFIVDAADADVMGDEPIWAKVSKDYGTVERPHGYGAPRFDETGKEVRGSKAAEGASAVRGIVDGEWRVVGWVTSGGYAHYVQKSMAQGYVPAALAEDESAGLFEIEILGHRRPARINVEPPFDPSGEKMRT from the coding sequence ATGAAATCTCATGTGAAAGCGGTTGTCATCGGTGGCGGCGTCGTGGGCTGCTCGGTGCTCTATCATCTGGCCAAAGCCGGCTGGACCGACATTATGCTGATCGAGCGTTCGGAATTGACCTCCGGCTCGTCCTGGCACGCGGCGGGGGGCTTCCACACGCTGAACGGCGATCCGAACGTTGCCAAGCTGCAGGCTTATACCGTCCAGCTCTACAAGGAGATCGAGGAGCTTTCCGGCCAGTCCTGCTCGCTGCATCTGACCGGCGGCGTGATGATGGCCGATACGCCGGAGCGCATGGACTTCTTGCGCCTCGCCCACGCCAAGGGCCGTTACCTCGGCATGGACACTGAACTGATCACACCGTCCGAAGCAAAAGCGATGTTCCCGCTGATGGACGAGAAGAATTTCGTCGGCGCCATGTGGGACCCGGTCGAAGGCCATCTTGATCCCTCAGGCACGACCATTGCCTATTCCAAGGCAGCGAAAAAACTCGGCGCCGAGATCGTGTTGCGCAACCGCGTCGTCGACCTGACGCAGCAGCCCGACGGCACCTGGAACGTCGTCGCCGAGCAGGGCACGGTCCACGCCGAGCATGTCGTCAACTGCGGCGGCCTGTGGGCGCGCGAGATCGGCCGCATGGTCGGCGTCGAGCTGCCGGTGCTGGCGATGGAGCATATGTACCTGCTCACCGAGCCGATGCCGGAGGTCGAGGAATTCAACAAGTCGACCGGCCGCGAGATGATCGGCGTGCTCGATTTCAAGGGCGAGATCTACACCCGTCAGGAGCGCAACGGCATCCTGCTCGGCACTTATGAAAAGGCCTGCAAGCCGTGGTCGCCCGTCAACACGCCGTGGGATTTCGGCCATGAACTGCTGCAGCCCGACATCGACCGCATCGCGCCGTCGCTGGAGATCGGCTTCAAGCATTTCCCCGGCATCGAGAAGGCCGGCATCAAGCAGGTCATCAACGGCCCCTTCACTTTCGCGCTCGACGGCAATCCGCTGGTTGGTCCCGTGCAGGGCCTGACCAATTTCTGGTGCGCCTGCGCCGTCATGGCCGGCTTCAGCCAGGGCGGCGGCGTCGGCCTCGCCCTGTCCAACTGGATGGTCCACGGCGATCCGGGCTTCGACGTCTGGGGCATGGATGTCGCCCGCTTCGGCGAATGGGCCACGCTGCGCTACACCAACGCCAAGGTCCGCGAGAACTACTCGCGCCGCTTCTCGATCCGCTTCCCGAACGAGGAACTGCCTGCCGCCCGGCCGGCGCAGACGACGCCGCTCTACGACACCATGCTCGCCAACAACGCCGTCATGGGCGACTCATGGGGCCTCGAAACCCCGCTCTGGTTCGCGCCCAAAGGCACCGAGCCGAGGGACATCGTCTCCTTCCATCGTTCGAACGATTTCGGCCCGATCGGCGAGGAAGTGCGCGCCACCCGCGAGAAGGTCGGCGTCACCGAGATCGCCAACTTCGCCAAATACGAGGTCTCTGGACCTGCGGCCGAGGATTTCCTCAACCGGCTGATGACCAACCGCATGCCTAAAATTGGCCGCATCGTGCTGACCCCGATGGTCAACGAATTCGGCAAGCTGATCGGCGACTTCACCATCGCCAAGAACGGCGAGGACCGCTTCATGATCTGGGGCTCGTCGGCGGCGCAGAAATATCACATGCGCTGGTTCGAGAAGCACCTGCCGACGGATGGCTCGGTGCGCATCCACCGCTTCGACCAGACACTGGTCGGCCTGTCGATCGCCGGGCCCAAGTCGCGCGACCTGCTGCAGAAGCTGGTCGATGTCGACGTCTCGACAAAGGCCTTCCGCTTCATGGATTTCCGGGAGATGGCGGTGGGCGGCGCTCCCTGCATGGTCAACCGCATCACCTATACCGGCGACCTCGGCTACGAGATCTGGATGGCGCCCGCCTATCAGCGCCTTGTCTATCTCGCGATCAAGGAAGCCGGCGAGGAATTCGGTCTCGTCGATTTCGGCATGCGCGCGCTCTTGTCGATGCGCCTCGAAAAGAACTTCCCGACCTGGTTCCGCGAGTTGCGCCCGATCTACGGTCCGTTCGAAGGTTCGATGGACCGCTTCATCAAGCTGGAGAAGAACGACTTCATCGGCCGCGAAGCGTCAGCCAAGGAGCAGGCCGAAGGCCCGAAGCTGCGGCGCGTCTCCTTCATCGTCGATGCGGCGGATGCCGATGTGATGGGCGACGAGCCGATCTGGGCCAAGGTCAGCAAGGACTACGGCACGGTGGAAAGGCCGCATGGCTACGGCGCGCCGCGCTTCGATGAGACCGGCAAGGAAGTGCGCGGCTCCAAGGCAGCCGAAGGCGCCTCGGCCGTGCGCGGCATTGTCGACGGCGAATGGCGCGTCGTCGGCTGGGTGACCTCGGGCGGCTATGCGCACTACGTGCAGAAATCGATGGCGCAGGGCTATGTGCCGGCGGCCCTCGCGGAAGACGAGAGCGCCGGCCTGTTCGAGATCGAGATCCTCGGCCACCGCCGCCCGGCCCGCATCAATGTCGAGCCGCCTTTCGACCCGAGCGGCGAGAAGATGCGCACATAA
- a CDS encoding Xaa-Pro peptidase family protein produces the protein MEKLRFGRHRKIMPFEPGSVEALRAASREKAAALNQHVLGYGVQAEAEWATAGIAAPDLPAMRKYRLERIRAELARRDYAGALLYDPVNIRYATDSTNMQPWVAHNPTRHCFVATDGPVVLFDYFSCEHLSDHAGVVDEVRPAVSWIYLYSGELTDKKVRRWAAGIAELLAEHGGGNRRIAVDHINPEGVDELARRGITVGNGEAVMENARLIKSPDEILAMRRAIVACEAAMGEMEAALKPGISENELWAELHRGNIARGGEWIETRLLSSGPRTNPWFQECSSRVIEDGDLVAFDTDLIGPYGFCADLSRTWLCGDGRPSNEQRDLFRIAADQIAHNTSLMRPGISFLDLVERSAVPPGDCFPARYGVLYHGVGLADEYPTLPHASDWTDDTPDGVLEPGMVLCVESYIGRLGGREGVKIEEQILITDTGNEKLSAYPLDERLLGN, from the coding sequence ATGGAAAAACTTCGCTTCGGCCGTCATCGCAAGATCATGCCGTTCGAACCGGGCTCGGTCGAAGCCCTGCGCGCGGCTTCCCGCGAGAAGGCTGCCGCGCTCAACCAGCATGTGCTGGGCTATGGCGTGCAGGCCGAAGCCGAATGGGCGACGGCAGGCATTGCCGCTCCCGACCTGCCTGCCATGCGCAAATACCGGCTCGAACGCATTCGCGCCGAGCTCGCGCGCCGCGACTATGCCGGCGCCCTGCTCTACGACCCGGTCAACATCCGCTACGCGACGGATTCGACCAACATGCAGCCCTGGGTCGCACACAATCCGACACGCCACTGTTTCGTGGCGACAGACGGTCCGGTGGTGCTGTTCGACTATTTCTCCTGCGAGCATCTATCGGACCACGCTGGCGTCGTCGACGAGGTGCGGCCGGCGGTGTCGTGGATATATCTCTACAGCGGCGAGCTGACCGACAAAAAAGTCCGCCGCTGGGCGGCCGGCATCGCCGAGCTCCTTGCCGAGCACGGTGGCGGCAATCGCCGCATCGCCGTCGATCACATCAATCCGGAAGGCGTCGACGAGCTCGCCCGCCGCGGCATCACCGTCGGCAATGGCGAGGCGGTGATGGAGAATGCGCGCCTCATCAAGTCGCCCGACGAGATCCTTGCCATGCGCCGCGCCATCGTCGCCTGCGAGGCGGCGATGGGCGAGATGGAGGCGGCGCTGAAGCCGGGCATCTCCGAAAACGAACTGTGGGCGGAACTCCATCGCGGCAACATCGCCCGCGGCGGCGAATGGATCGAGACCCGGCTTCTGTCATCGGGTCCGCGCACCAATCCCTGGTTCCAGGAATGCTCATCGCGCGTCATCGAGGACGGCGATCTCGTCGCCTTCGACACCGACCTCATCGGCCCCTACGGCTTCTGCGCCGATCTTTCGCGCACCTGGCTCTGCGGCGACGGCCGACCGTCGAACGAGCAGCGCGACCTGTTCCGCATCGCCGCCGACCAGATCGCCCACAACACCAGCCTGATGCGGCCGGGCATCTCCTTCCTCGATCTCGTCGAGCGCTCGGCGGTGCCGCCCGGTGACTGTTTCCCGGCGCGCTACGGCGTGCTCTACCACGGCGTCGGACTGGCGGACGAGTATCCGACGCTGCCGCATGCCAGTGACTGGACGGACGACACACCCGACGGCGTGCTCGAACCCGGAATGGTGCTGTGCGTGGAAAGCTATATCGGCCGGTTGGGCGGACGCGAAGGCGTCAAGATCGAGGAGCAGATCCTGATCACCGATACCGGCAACGAAAAGCTCTCAGCCTACCCGCTGGACGAAAGATTGCTGGGCAACTGA
- a CDS encoding prolyl oligopeptidase family protein, producing MTSTMTKPQPELAAEDPFVWLEDRNGKEALDWVHRQNAVTVAELQGDPSYRAAFETALDLMTAEDNIAVGAALAGHVYNFWQDKTNALGLWRRATVASYKTDKPDWETIIDFDQLSAKEGVKWVFGGASRLYPDFDRCLLYMSPDGGDASEMREFDIATKSFVADGFRAPASKSGFSWLDKDTVIVSAAFEEEDKTQSGYPRVIKLWQRGTKLEDATPIFEGEKQHLAVGGGVEFDGDKRHVLLGRTIDFFTSHSFLRLASGETRRVPLPDDATDTAIFKGQLVFGVRSSWTAPDGTSCLPDGLYSVDFDRWIDTGTFGPFETVLEPAHRVSIAGLARTQDRLFINLMDNVRGKVVVCDRTENHWSLKPVGLPDNGNVGISHADHFGSSVSFSFTDFLTPSSIIWSDDDGETLQTVKSQPARFDASPYVSEQFEARSKDGTMIPYFVVRRRDQKGAAPALLYGYGGFEVPLLPGYAGIRGRLWLDKGNAYVQANIRGGGEFGPAWHQAALKGKRQKAFDDFAAVAEDVVKRGITTAAQLGIQGGSNGGLLTGVSLTQRPELFGAVIIDVPLLDMLRYTELPPGASWIAEYGDPSKPEEAAWLGAYSPYQHVAAGVAYPPVLLMTSTADDRVHPGHARKMAARLQAAGRGKTLFFEETEGGHGGRGDRRPQAAQTAIRYVFLQQALSIGPESGSRLSDNPMLDRKTR from the coding sequence ATGACCAGCACAATGACCAAACCCCAACCCGAGTTGGCGGCCGAGGACCCCTTCGTGTGGCTGGAAGATCGCAACGGCAAGGAAGCGCTCGACTGGGTTCATCGCCAGAATGCGGTGACGGTGGCCGAATTGCAGGGCGATCCCTCCTACCGGGCGGCATTCGAGACCGCGCTCGACCTGATGACGGCCGAGGACAACATCGCGGTCGGGGCGGCGCTTGCCGGCCACGTCTACAATTTCTGGCAGGACAAGACCAATGCGCTGGGCCTCTGGCGCCGGGCGACGGTCGCGTCCTACAAGACCGACAAGCCGGACTGGGAAACGATCATCGATTTCGACCAGCTCTCCGCCAAGGAGGGCGTCAAATGGGTGTTCGGCGGGGCGAGCCGGCTCTATCCGGATTTCGACCGCTGCCTGCTCTACATGTCGCCGGACGGCGGCGACGCCAGCGAGATGCGCGAGTTCGACATCGCGACGAAGTCGTTCGTCGCGGACGGTTTTCGCGCTCCTGCCTCGAAGTCGGGCTTTTCCTGGCTGGACAAGGACACGGTGATCGTCTCGGCGGCGTTCGAGGAAGAAGACAAGACCCAGTCCGGCTATCCGCGCGTGATCAAGCTCTGGCAGCGCGGCACGAAACTGGAAGACGCAACGCCAATCTTCGAGGGCGAGAAGCAGCATCTCGCGGTCGGCGGCGGCGTGGAGTTCGACGGCGACAAGCGGCATGTGCTGCTTGGCAGAACAATCGACTTCTTCACTTCGCACAGCTTCCTGCGGCTGGCCTCGGGCGAGACCAGGCGCGTCCCGCTGCCCGACGACGCCACCGACACGGCGATCTTCAAGGGCCAGCTCGTCTTCGGCGTGCGCAGCTCGTGGACGGCCCCTGACGGCACAAGCTGCCTGCCCGATGGGCTCTACTCGGTGGATTTCGACCGCTGGATCGACACCGGCACGTTCGGACCTTTCGAAACCGTGCTCGAGCCGGCGCACCGCGTCTCCATCGCCGGCCTCGCCAGGACACAGGACCGGCTGTTCATCAACCTGATGGACAATGTGCGCGGCAAGGTCGTCGTTTGCGATCGAACCGAGAATCATTGGTCGCTGAAGCCGGTCGGCCTGCCCGACAACGGCAATGTCGGCATCAGCCATGCCGACCATTTCGGCTCCAGCGTCTCCTTCTCCTTCACCGACTTCCTGACGCCGAGCTCGATCATCTGGTCGGACGATGATGGCGAGACGCTGCAGACGGTGAAATCGCAGCCGGCGCGCTTCGATGCCTCGCCCTATGTTTCCGAGCAGTTCGAGGCGCGCTCGAAGGACGGCACGATGATCCCTTATTTCGTCGTCCGCCGGCGGGATCAGAAAGGGGCGGCGCCGGCGCTGCTCTATGGCTATGGCGGCTTCGAGGTGCCGCTGTTGCCAGGCTATGCCGGCATCCGCGGCAGGCTTTGGCTGGACAAAGGCAACGCCTATGTGCAGGCCAACATCCGCGGCGGCGGCGAATTCGGCCCGGCCTGGCACCAGGCGGCTCTCAAGGGCAAGCGCCAGAAGGCCTTCGACGATTTCGCGGCGGTGGCGGAGGATGTGGTCAAGCGCGGCATCACCACGGCTGCCCAGCTCGGCATCCAGGGCGGGTCGAACGGCGGCCTGCTTACCGGCGTGTCGCTGACGCAGCGGCCGGAGCTGTTCGGCGCCGTCATCATCGACGTGCCCCTGCTCGACATGCTGCGCTACACCGAACTGCCGCCGGGCGCGTCCTGGATCGCGGAATATGGCGACCCGTCGAAGCCGGAGGAGGCAGCCTGGCTCGGCGCTTATTCGCCCTATCAGCATGTGGCGGCGGGGGTCGCCTATCCGCCGGTGCTGCTGATGACCTCGACCGCCGACGACCGTGTCCATCCGGGACATGCGCGCAAGATGGCGGCGCGGCTGCAGGCCGCTGGTCGCGGCAAGACGCTGTTCTTCGAGGAAACCGAAGGCGGCCATGGCGGGCGCGGCGACCGCCGTCCGCAGGCCGCGCAGACGGCAATACGCTATGTCTTTTTGCAGCAGGCGCTGAGCATCGGACCGGAAAGTGGAAGCCGCCTATCGGACAACCCGATGCTCGACCGGAAAACGCGGTGA
- a CDS encoding capsid protein, producing the protein MVRISTSGAFGVAVTPSPRTLRAELLRLCARIGYSPPAFL; encoded by the coding sequence ATGGTCCGCATCAGCACATCAGGCGCCTTCGGGGTCGCGGTGACGCCGTCACCGCGCACGCTGCGCGCCGAGCTCTTGCGGCTGTGCGCCCGCATCGGCTATTCGCCGCCTGCCTTCCTCTGA
- a CDS encoding trimethylamine methyltransferase family protein, whose translation MTAALHPAEPALATDRARRGGRAGKRAGGSAAFEQPPFRQLKNPLTPTRLVSDDELESIHLASLRVLREIGVDVLHEEARRIMKAHGADVSEGSERVRFDSDLILELISHCPSEFTLHTRNPAHNLRFGGNNVILSMMASAPNCSDLDRGRRPGNQADYRNFLRLAQMHNILQCTGGYPVEPIDIHPSVRHLECIRDLATLTDKVFHIYSLGKERNVDGIEIARIARGVSREQLMQEPSVFTIINTNSPLKLDVPMMEGIIQMASMGQVVIVTPFTLSGAMAPVTIAGALVQQNAEALSGIAFAQMVKKGAPVGYGGFTSNVDMKSGAPAFGTPEYMKAQLVGGQLARRYSIPYRTSNTCAANTVDAQAAYESVFSLWGAIQGGGNLMMHGAGWLEGGLRCSYEKTILDIDLLQMVAEFLTPLDLSEDALGFNAIQSVGPGGHFFGTQHTQERYKTAFYSPIVSDWRNFETWAEAGSPTALERTNKVWKERLAAYEEPYMDPAIREELNDFVDKRRAEGGAPTDF comes from the coding sequence ATGACTGCCGCCCTTCATCCCGCCGAACCGGCATTGGCAACAGATCGCGCTCGCCGCGGCGGCCGTGCGGGAAAGCGCGCCGGCGGATCGGCTGCCTTCGAGCAGCCGCCTTTCCGGCAGTTGAAGAATCCACTGACGCCGACCCGGCTTGTTTCCGACGACGAGCTGGAATCGATCCATCTCGCCTCGCTGCGGGTGCTGAGGGAGATCGGCGTCGACGTGCTGCACGAGGAAGCCCGCCGCATCATGAAGGCGCATGGCGCCGACGTCAGCGAAGGCAGCGAGCGCGTGCGCTTCGACAGCGATCTGATCCTCGAGCTGATTTCGCACTGCCCCTCGGAATTCACGCTCCATACCCGCAACCCGGCGCATAATCTGCGCTTCGGCGGCAACAACGTCATCCTGTCGATGATGGCCTCGGCGCCCAATTGCTCCGACCTCGATCGCGGCCGGCGGCCCGGCAACCAGGCTGACTATCGCAACTTCCTGCGCCTGGCCCAGATGCACAACATCCTGCAGTGCACCGGCGGCTATCCGGTCGAGCCGATCGACATCCATCCCTCGGTCCGGCACCTCGAATGCATCCGCGACCTCGCCACGCTGACCGACAAGGTCTTTCACATCTATTCGCTCGGCAAGGAGCGCAATGTCGATGGCATCGAGATCGCCCGCATCGCCCGCGGCGTCAGCCGCGAGCAGCTGATGCAGGAGCCGTCGGTCTTCACCATCATCAACACCAATTCGCCGCTCAAGCTCGACGTGCCGATGATGGAAGGCATTATCCAGATGGCGAGCATGGGCCAGGTCGTGATCGTGACCCCATTCACGCTCTCAGGCGCCATGGCCCCCGTCACCATCGCCGGCGCGCTGGTGCAGCAGAATGCCGAGGCGCTGTCCGGCATCGCCTTCGCGCAGATGGTGAAGAAGGGCGCGCCGGTCGGCTATGGCGGCTTCACCTCCAACGTCGACATGAAATCCGGCGCGCCGGCCTTCGGCACGCCTGAATACATGAAGGCGCAGCTCGTCGGCGGCCAGCTCGCCCGCCGCTATAGCATCCCCTATCGCACCTCCAACACCTGCGCCGCCAACACTGTCGACGCGCAGGCCGCCTACGAGAGCGTCTTCTCGCTCTGGGGCGCCATACAGGGCGGCGGCAATCTGATGATGCACGGCGCCGGCTGGCTGGAAGGCGGCCTGCGCTGCTCCTACGAAAAGACCATCCTCGACATCGACCTCCTGCAGATGGTGGCCGAGTTCCTCACCCCGCTCGACCTCTCCGAGGATGCGCTCGGCTTCAACGCCATCCAGTCGGTCGGCCCGGGCGGCCATTTCTTCGGCACCCAGCACACGCAGGAACGCTACAAGACCGCCTTCTACTCGCCGATCGTTTCCGACTGGCGCAATTTCGAGACCTGGGCCGAAGCCGGCTCGCCGACGGCGCTGGAACGGACCAACAAGGTCTGGAAGGAACGTCTTGCCGCCTACGAGGAGCCCTATATGGATCCGGCCATCCGCGAGGAGCTCAACGATTTCGTCGACAAGCGCCGCGCCGAAGGCGGCGCGCCGACGGATTTTTAG